From one Nocardioides sp. Kera G14 genomic stretch:
- a CDS encoding ABC transporter ATP-binding protein: MIELRDVFCLYPLPGAGTVAALRGLSLSVAPGEIVVVHGPNGSGKTTLLRVLTGEAAVSAGMVQLAGVEPNAVVRRRALGIVDQHAARTLRPELTVLDNVGLQLQLTGMRRGEAHARAHEALGALGLESLASRTPIGLSAGEAQRVAVAAAIAHRPPVLLADEPTGELDQDATDAVLDLLREAARATGASLLLVTHDRQAARIADRVVRIRDGRLSESWTPGSAEQLVADDRGWIRLPEELRHGFAPTWDALRDGESIRLTGSATAASPPAPVEVPPLLQPYADDLVVATGIVTERGGRRVHDGLSLSPASPGLTAVRGPSGSGKSTLLSVLLGLCDPEEGSVLLAGVDLSTLDRQGRAALRHRWVATSLKDAALVENLDVVGNLALARAARGAPERDPWLDGLDLARLVGRPARHLSGGERQRLAIARALDSGRPLVVLDEPTSAQDEAHAEQVAGVLREAAHAGRTVLCATHDPVLAQAADQAIEL; encoded by the coding sequence ATGATCGAGCTGCGTGACGTCTTCTGCCTCTATCCCCTGCCCGGCGCAGGCACCGTGGCGGCACTGCGTGGCCTGTCCCTGTCGGTCGCGCCGGGTGAGATCGTCGTCGTCCACGGCCCGAACGGGTCGGGCAAGACCACCCTCCTGCGGGTGCTGACCGGGGAGGCCGCGGTGAGCGCGGGCATGGTGCAGCTCGCCGGCGTGGAGCCGAATGCGGTCGTGCGGCGCCGGGCCCTCGGGATCGTCGACCAGCACGCGGCACGGACGCTCCGCCCCGAGCTGACCGTGCTCGACAACGTCGGCCTCCAGCTCCAGCTGACCGGGATGCGGCGCGGTGAGGCGCACGCCCGTGCCCATGAGGCGCTGGGCGCACTCGGGCTCGAGTCGCTCGCGTCGCGAACTCCGATCGGGCTGTCGGCGGGGGAGGCGCAACGGGTGGCGGTCGCTGCCGCCATCGCCCACCGGCCGCCCGTGCTGCTCGCCGACGAGCCCACCGGCGAGCTCGACCAGGATGCGACCGACGCAGTCCTCGACCTGCTGCGCGAGGCAGCCCGGGCCACCGGAGCCTCGCTGCTGCTCGTCACCCACGACCGGCAGGCGGCGCGGATCGCCGACCGGGTCGTGCGGATCCGCGACGGCCGGCTGTCGGAGTCCTGGACACCGGGGTCGGCCGAGCAGCTGGTCGCCGACGACCGTGGCTGGATCAGACTTCCCGAGGAACTCCGGCACGGCTTCGCGCCGACCTGGGACGCCCTGCGGGACGGCGAGTCCATCCGCCTGACCGGCTCTGCGACGGCCGCGTCGCCCCCGGCTCCGGTCGAGGTTCCTCCCCTCCTCCAGCCGTACGCCGACGACCTGGTCGTCGCGACGGGCATCGTGACGGAACGCGGCGGACGTCGCGTGCACGACGGCCTCTCCCTGTCTCCCGCCTCCCCCGGTCTGACCGCGGTCCGCGGTCCCTCGGGCTCGGGCAAGTCGACGCTGCTCTCGGTCCTCCTGGGACTCTGCGATCCGGAGGAGGGATCGGTCCTGCTCGCCGGCGTCGACCTCTCCACGCTCGACCGGCAGGGCCGCGCGGCGCTCCGGCACCGCTGGGTCGCAACCTCGCTCAAGGACGCGGCGCTGGTCGAGAACCTCGACGTGGTCGGCAACCTCGCGCTCGCCCGTGCGGCCCGCGGAGCCCCCGAGCGCGATCCGTGGCTCGACGGCCTCGACCTCGCCCGGCTCGTCGGTCGGCCGGCGCGCCACCTCTCCGGAGGTGAGCGACAGCGGCTCGCGATCGCGCGGGCGCTGGACTCAGGACGGCCGCTCGTGGTGCTCGACGAGCCGACCTCGGCACAGGACGAGGCGCATGCCGAGCAGGTGGCCGGCGTACTCAGGGAGGCGGCGCACGCGGGCCGGACCGTCCTGTGCGCGACCCACGACCCGGTGCTGGCGCAGGCGGCCGATCAGGCGATCGAGCTCTGA
- a CDS encoding acyl-CoA thioesterase domain-containing protein, whose protein sequence is MTTPAYFTRTGETFTPLPIAASLWSADQMHGVAVSGLLAKGIESALEGLGREGMVPARYRIDLFRAARMLPTHIVTTVVREGPRLVLIDGEVRQGDTVVARGSATFLATGEQPAGVAWESTERSAPPPLDLVPVSDEMRTPYFESLKPWSTDFAEHTNGGRHATWQSPVPTVAGESMSPFVMVAAVADTTSMITNWSDAGIEWINADVSVAISRLPVSLEVGIRATDHVSSEGIAAGTAELFDRAGTFGTSTVTALANARRTVKFEEQPHHVADAGFGDDATQSSIA, encoded by the coding sequence ATGACGACCCCGGCCTACTTCACCCGCACGGGCGAGACCTTCACCCCCCTCCCCATCGCGGCGAGTCTGTGGAGCGCCGACCAGATGCATGGCGTCGCCGTCAGCGGGCTGCTCGCCAAGGGGATCGAGTCGGCCCTCGAGGGGCTCGGCCGCGAGGGGATGGTCCCGGCGCGCTACCGGATCGACCTCTTCCGGGCCGCCCGCATGCTTCCCACCCACATCGTCACCACGGTGGTGCGTGAGGGACCGCGGCTGGTGCTCATCGACGGCGAGGTACGCCAGGGCGACACGGTCGTGGCCCGCGGCAGCGCGACGTTCCTCGCGACGGGGGAGCAGCCCGCCGGCGTCGCCTGGGAGAGCACGGAGCGCTCCGCACCGCCGCCACTCGACCTCGTGCCGGTCAGCGACGAGATGCGCACGCCCTACTTCGAGAGCCTGAAGCCGTGGTCGACGGACTTCGCCGAGCACACGAACGGGGGCCGTCATGCGACGTGGCAGTCGCCGGTGCCCACGGTCGCCGGAGAGTCGATGAGCCCGTTCGTCATGGTGGCCGCGGTCGCCGACACGACGAGCATGATCACCAACTGGAGCGACGCCGGCATCGAGTGGATCAACGCCGACGTGTCCGTGGCGATCAGTCGCCTTCCCGTGAGCCTCGAGGTCGGCATCCGCGCGACGGACCACGTCTCCAGCGAGGGCATCGCCGCCGGCACGGCCGAGCTGTTCGACCGTGCCGGGACCTTCGGCACCTCCACCGTCACGGCGCTCGCGAACGCACGCCGCACTGTGAAGTTCGAGGAGCAGCCGCACCATGTCGCCGACGCCGGTTTCGGCGACGACGCGACTCAGAGCTCGATCGCCTGA
- a CDS encoding FAD-dependent oxidoreductase, producing the protein MTFVITRSCCNDASCVEVCPVDCIHPTPDEPGFAEAEMLYIHPDECIDCGSCVDACPAGAVYPGHEVPAHLASYLAVNADYFDFTGDPPAPGYPPAAGPRATEQTEPLRVAVIGSGPAGWYVADELSSNRRAETEVTVVDRLLTPGGLVRFGVAPDHLDTKGVTGTFDKIAAHRRTRTAFGVSVGTDISHAELLSCFHAVVYATGASAGRSLGLAGETLPGSVAAADLVGWYAGHPDLASLGPGLSSPRAVVIGNGNVGLDVARLLLSSREALEASDVTAEALELLDGSSVEEVVVVARRGPADAAFTSPELRALIEHPDFDVVVSPSEVEGLEALLDPDERNPATFAAKEKATLLLEAAATESAPDRKRLVLRFGLTPEAILGDTAVTGLRVVPTSGGESEVIEAGLVVRATGYRSTAVDGVPFDEERGTFHHEGGRILDPADDNIVPGTYVSGWAKRGPSGVIGTNRSCAAETARAVLDDYVAGRLATPERAGEFESLLASRGVSVVDHSGWKLIDNAEVAAGTAAGRPRVKITDPIEQLKIAGAAQKA; encoded by the coding sequence ATGACGTTCGTCATCACGCGATCCTGCTGCAATGACGCCTCCTGTGTCGAGGTCTGTCCCGTGGACTGCATCCACCCCACGCCGGACGAGCCCGGCTTCGCCGAGGCGGAGATGCTCTACATCCACCCCGACGAGTGCATCGACTGCGGCTCATGCGTGGACGCCTGCCCCGCGGGCGCCGTATACCCCGGCCACGAGGTCCCTGCGCACCTCGCGTCGTACCTCGCCGTCAACGCCGACTACTTCGACTTCACCGGCGACCCGCCCGCCCCGGGCTACCCGCCGGCCGCCGGACCGCGCGCCACGGAGCAGACCGAGCCGCTGCGGGTGGCCGTCATCGGGTCGGGCCCCGCCGGGTGGTACGTCGCCGACGAGCTGTCCAGCAACCGCCGCGCCGAGACCGAGGTGACCGTGGTCGACCGCCTCCTCACGCCGGGCGGCCTGGTGCGGTTCGGGGTGGCCCCCGACCACCTGGACACCAAGGGTGTGACCGGCACCTTCGACAAGATCGCCGCGCACCGCCGGACCCGGACCGCCTTCGGCGTCTCCGTCGGTACCGACATCTCCCACGCCGAGCTGCTCTCCTGCTTCCACGCCGTCGTCTACGCCACCGGAGCCTCCGCGGGCCGCTCGCTCGGTCTGGCCGGTGAGACGCTGCCGGGTTCGGTCGCCGCCGCTGACCTCGTGGGCTGGTACGCCGGCCACCCGGACCTCGCCTCGCTCGGTCCCGGGCTGTCGTCCCCACGGGCCGTCGTGATCGGCAACGGCAACGTCGGCCTCGATGTCGCCCGACTCCTGCTCTCCTCCCGCGAGGCGCTGGAGGCGTCGGACGTGACCGCCGAGGCCCTCGAGCTCCTCGACGGCTCCTCGGTCGAGGAGGTCGTGGTGGTCGCACGCCGAGGACCCGCGGATGCGGCCTTCACCTCGCCCGAGCTGCGTGCCCTCATCGAGCACCCCGACTTCGACGTCGTCGTCTCGCCCTCCGAGGTCGAGGGGCTCGAGGCGCTCCTCGACCCCGACGAGCGGAACCCGGCCACCTTCGCCGCCAAGGAGAAGGCGACGCTGCTGCTGGAGGCTGCCGCCACCGAGTCGGCTCCCGACCGGAAGCGGCTGGTCCTGCGGTTCGGCCTGACGCCCGAGGCGATCCTCGGCGACACCGCCGTGACCGGACTCCGGGTCGTGCCCACGTCGGGCGGTGAGTCCGAGGTCATCGAGGCGGGACTCGTCGTACGTGCGACCGGGTATCGCTCGACCGCGGTCGACGGCGTGCCCTTCGACGAGGAGCGCGGCACCTTCCACCACGAGGGTGGCCGCATCCTCGACCCGGCCGACGACAACATCGTCCCCGGCACCTACGTGTCGGGCTGGGCGAAGCGGGGACCGTCGGGCGTGATCGGCACCAACCGATCCTGCGCCGCCGAGACCGCCCGCGCCGTCCTCGACGACTACGTCGCCGGGCGCCTCGCCACGCCCGAGCGGGCCGGCGAGTTCGAGAGCCTGCTCGCCTCGCGGGGCGTCTCGGTCGTGGACCACTCCGGCTGGAAGCTCATCGACAACGCCGAGGTTGCGGCCGGCACCGCGGCCGGTCGTCCGAGGGTCAAGATCACCGACCCGATCGAGCAGCTGAAGATCGCCGGCGCGGCTCAGAAGGCCTGA
- a CDS encoding sulfotransferase family protein — protein sequence MTTERQRPDVGTFEDIQAAAMRTTGLDDFGDPGYEEGFRILVDDLASPEAGLTPVGNYFHRAQVKSALVGRLMTQARFAEFPQHAEVPIERPIFVTGLPRTGTTALHRLLCADPAHQGLEAWLTEFPQPRPPRETWEADPIFNALQAAYSQHHVENPEFMGIHYMDATSVEECWRVLRQTGKSIGFESLANVPRYSAWLAGQDWTDAYERHRANLQLVGLNDQDRRWVLKNPSHLVALDALMTVYPDALVVVCHRDPVTSIASACSLSAEATAGMSTTFVGETIGVTQLEMLARSWRTFTELRPRYDQSQFVDVDYRAFVSDPIGTVAGIYDAFGIQWSAEAQAAVKEIDAESRTGRAKPAHQYTLSDYGLTEDEVRQAF from the coding sequence ATGACAACTGAGCGCCAACGCCCCGACGTCGGCACGTTCGAGGACATCCAGGCCGCCGCGATGCGGACCACCGGGCTCGACGACTTCGGCGACCCGGGCTACGAGGAGGGCTTCCGGATCCTCGTCGACGACCTGGCCTCGCCGGAGGCCGGCCTCACGCCGGTCGGCAACTACTTCCACCGCGCCCAGGTGAAGAGCGCTCTGGTCGGGCGCCTCATGACCCAGGCGCGCTTCGCGGAGTTCCCGCAGCACGCCGAGGTGCCGATCGAGCGCCCGATCTTCGTGACCGGCCTCCCGCGCACGGGTACGACGGCGCTGCACCGGCTTCTCTGCGCCGACCCCGCCCACCAGGGGCTCGAGGCCTGGCTGACCGAGTTCCCCCAGCCGCGCCCTCCGCGGGAGACGTGGGAGGCCGACCCGATCTTCAACGCCCTCCAGGCGGCGTACTCCCAGCACCACGTCGAGAACCCGGAGTTCATGGGCATCCACTACATGGATGCGACGAGCGTCGAGGAGTGCTGGCGGGTGCTGCGGCAGACCGGCAAGTCGATCGGTTTCGAGTCGCTGGCCAACGTTCCGCGCTACTCGGCGTGGCTCGCGGGTCAGGACTGGACCGACGCCTACGAGCGGCACCGGGCCAACCTGCAGCTGGTCGGCCTCAACGACCAGGACCGGCGCTGGGTGCTGAAGAACCCGAGTCACCTCGTCGCGCTGGACGCCCTCATGACGGTCTATCCCGATGCGCTCGTCGTGGTCTGCCACCGCGACCCCGTCACGTCGATCGCCTCGGCGTGCTCGCTGAGCGCCGAGGCCACGGCGGGCATGTCGACGACCTTCGTCGGCGAGACGATCGGCGTCACGCAGCTCGAGATGCTCGCGCGCTCGTGGCGCACCTTCACCGAACTGCGGCCGCGCTACGACCAGAGCCAGTTCGTCGACGTCGACTACCGCGCCTTCGTCTCAGATCCCATCGGCACCGTGGCCGGGATCTATGACGCCTTCGGCATCCAGTGGAGCGCCGAGGCGCAGGCTGCGGTCAAGGAGATCGACGCCGAATCCCGCACCGGGCGCGCCAAGCCGGCGCACCAGTACACGCTCTCCGACTACGGCCTCACCGAGGACGAGGTCCGTCAGGCCTTCTGA